The sequence GGACTCTTTTTTTCTACTGGAACAACTGTCCATTGATCTGGGTTGCAGCTCCCTGGCGTGCACACTTAATAAACACGCAAGATGAGAGGTCTTACGTCTTAACTATTACTCTCTGCGATATGGTAGGTGGAGCTGGAGCCGAGCTTGACGTTTAAATTCCCCCTTTTTCACCAAAAACAAAGACATCTACCAAGGTTGCTGCAATATGCTGACAGATAACAGGTAACCCCATTTTTGTACAGTATTGAATGTGGTAAAGATATATTTATGTTCCGCTGGTGAATCATCAATGTCCTGTCATCATGTAACTATGTTGCTATTTTTGGTTCCTCTTTTCTTTTTGAAGCCCCCCTCCCACTTCCACTGATCTCGTCACTTGCACACGTTTTCGCCACTAAAAAAGAAAATAGCAATACTcccactgcttttttttttgttttttgttttttgctataCCCAGGAAGCGCCTTAGAAGCAGTGACAATGAAGAGACTCAACAGCTGAGCCCTCAGGCCAAGAGGTCAGGAGGTGGCCCCTGCCTGCTTGTGTCAGATTTGGACTCAGAGGTGTGTGATTCTTACCAATcgatgttgggtttttttacgcTGCTGTACATATTTTGCAGACACCGCATCGAATGCACAGTGAATATGGCGTGCGTGTTTTATTTACGAGGCTCTCAAGTGAAAACCTGTTTCTGTACGTCCCTGTATTTGCAGTCTTCGAGCAGCGACAGCAGCAATGGGACCTGCAGCACAGAGAGAGCACCGGTGGCCACCAGCAGGCCGTGCATACACAGCCAGAGCAACCGCATCCACCAGTACTCCCCCAGCACGAAGCCCAAGGACTCTGCCGTCTCCGCGGAGCACGGTTTCCATGGCGACGGCAGCACTTTCTCCTACGACTCCATCAACAGAGTCCTGAGGGAGGCGCACTTCAGCAGTCTACAGACCAGAGGCCGCCCAGGCTCGACATGACCCCCTTTCCTGGGTCCCTCACCGAGTCGGCCACTCCATGAGCGCCACCCTTGGGTTCAAATGAACGGGGAGGTTTACAGAATACTGGCTGTAAAGCGCATTCCCACTATGCCATATATACCATTTGTGAAGACCATAAGCACATTTGCCTTTACATGGCCCAGCCACTGTGGTTTACTGTGCAGTAttgatatgtatgtgtgtgtgtgcacgcaccCTGTGCACTTTAAGAAGAGGTATCATTCTCTTAACATGCGTGCATTGATGTGTGGACATGTTCATTGGTGCTAATCACAAGAGAAGTATGATCCAAAGTGCTTGCAAAGTAAATAAAGCATAGCACTTTAATCAAAAACGTGTTTGTATTTTTTCACCTCACATTTGAAAGTCCTG is a genomic window of Nerophis lumbriciformis linkage group LG11, RoL_Nlum_v2.1, whole genome shotgun sequence containing:
- the LOC133610114 gene encoding uncharacterized protein; translated protein: MLTDNRKRLRSSDNEETQQLSPQAKRSGGGPCLLVSDLDSESSSSDSSNGTCSTERAPVATSRPCIHSQSNRIHQYSPSTKPKDSAVSAEHGFHGDGSTFSYDSINRVLREAHFSSLQTRGRPGST